The sequence below is a genomic window from Armatimonadota bacterium.
CAAACCGGCGGAGAACGATGCGAAGAAGTTGATCACCGAACCGGGAATGGCCAAGGCAGGCGACACGGTGCCGGAAGGGACCGGAGTCGAGTCGATGGACCTGCTTCGAAAGTTCATGGAGCCGAACAAACTCTCGATCATCATCTTCTTCGACGATAAGAATGGAGCAGATTCGGACCTGTTGAACAAGTTCGATAAGATCGCGGGTAAGACACCGAGGGGCGTTGGGATCATCGGCGTATCGCGCATTCGCGATTGGCAGAAGATGTTCCGGGGCAAGCCGAAGTTCCCCCTTGTCATCGATGCGCAGCTTCCGTCGGACTCCATCGTTTCGCGCTTTGGCGTGACGCGATATCCAACGTTGTACGTGTTGGACGATAAGCGGGTGGTGAGGTACGTTCAGATCGGCGCCGGGACGGGCGACCTAGATCCCTTCCTCAAGAGCATCGGCATCGCCAACCCATAGGGCGACCCGCATATCGGCCTTGCCGTTCTCCTTAATCGGGACCCCCTCGCTTTCGAGGCGGTCCCGCTGTTCTTTTTCCAATAGCGGATTGCGTTTGGCGATGGAAAAGGTGCCGTCGTGGGCGAGCACGCGCCACCAGGGAATGTCTTGGGCGTCCATCATCGACATGATTCGTCCCACTTGGCGGCCGGTGAGACCGATACACCGACCGACCGCGCCATAGCTCATCACTTTGCCTTTCGGAATGGTCTTGACGAACTCATAGACTTCCTGGTGGGTTTCGAATTTCATCGGTTATTCTTGGACGACGTAAGTACCTTCCCCAGCGCCCTTTGCCGTGATCAAGTTTAGCCCGCGATGGTCGACCGCTTTCGCGACCGGCTTCAGATTCTTGCCCGCTTTGTCGCCGATGAGGAGCGTAAGCCTTGGGCGAGGGCCACGGCGCGAAATTGGCACTCGGAACTCAAGCGGGCAACCTTCGAGAACAGAAGGCTCATCGGAAAGGATTCGGTAGGCGTGGGAGGGATTGCCCTGCGAGTCGGCTCCGCTGACCATCGAGGTTTCGGCGATCAGGATTTTGGCGGTCTGCGTTTTTTGGGTGAAAAGACTGAGACCGATTTGACCTGCCGGTCCGAACACTTCTCTCGGCCTGCCACCTTTGAGAGTGGCAAGAGTAATAGCGCAGGTGCCAAAGGCGGGTTGGCCGTCTTTCGCGGTGCCGAACACATACACGGTTCCATTCGCTTCGGGGTAGGTGCCGAAGCGGATCGTCCAAGTGCCGTCGGCATTGGGCGTCACCTTACCGCCATTTCCGGCCCGACCTCCGTCGAGTTCCAAAACGGCTCGATCTATTTTCTCCAGCTTCTGACTCTTTTCGACGGTGAATTCAAGGCTGGGAACGAGGCGAGCTTCGACGGGAATGGGGAGAAGCCCTCTGTTTTGAGGGATGATGATTTTGCCCTTGCCCTTGTCAGGACGAACTTGGGCGACAGCTTCGGTGGTGGGTCCCATGACGACGAGCGTGGACGCTAAGGTGCGGGTGTTGGCGACTGATCCGAGTCGAAGGCCGTCCATGCTTTGTGCGCTGAACGTGTCAAGCCAGTGACTACCCTCGACGGTAATGTTGCCGCCGCTATCGGTGGTCCCAATATAGAAGTTGTGCCCTCCGGGGCCGTTTTCCTGCATCCAAACCTTGGCGCCGGCCTCGGCTGAGCCAGAGGAATTGACGACGCGAAGGTTGCCCGATGGAAGAATGCCCGGGCGGGATGTGCCTTCGAACGAGATCGTCGGCATCATGTAGTTGAGTCCGACCGGAGTGCCACCCATGGTGATCGTGCCAAGAACCGTGCCCCGGGCGCTAGGGGTGATGAGTTCCGCGGAACCAGGGCGATTCCATCGGCTAACGAGTTTGTCCCAACAGGATTGGGAACCTTGGCGGGTTCCGTCACGGTGTGGGTTACTGCTGATGGAGCTACAAATTTTGCCTGCGTTCCACTGGCTCCACATCATGCAACTGGCCTTGGGCTGGTTCATTTGGAAGGGCGAACCCGCGGTGTCGAGCGTGAGGGTGCACTTGAGGTTGCCGTCGTCGTCGGAGTATTCGTCTCGGACATCGAGGCCGTAGTGGCCGAACTCGTGCGAAAGGGTGGGGGAGTCGTTAGCGCGGCTGAGCATCATGCAGGTGCCGGCAATGTTTTGGCCAAGGAAGCCACCCGTTTGGTTGGGGACGTTCGCGCGATAACCGTTGTCGGAGACGATGCGACCGTCGGAGTCATCCCAGTTCTGCGACTGCTTGGTGAAGACGACGTGATCGACGAAGAACTGGCCGTCGGTGGCGTTGTACAGGAACTGCGAAACACCCATGACGAGGTTGATCCATTTGGCGTTGTCAGATGGATGCTCGTCCATTTGGGTGCAGTAGAGAAGGTTGAGGCCGAAAAGGGCCTGGCGCTTCTTGACGACGACGTTCACCCGGTCGCCGACGACAGAGAATTCTGGGATGGCAGTTCCGCTATTATCGATTCGAACGTTGGTTTGGTAGACGCGATAGTTCCAATTTTGGGTCGAGTCATCGGAGTGGTGGGATCGATAATAGTCCTGCTCGTGGATTCGGGACCGAGCGATGAGTTGAGATGCGGAGGTGATAGGGGTTAGGGTCGTGAACTGACCTGCCGCGTTGGTATGCCCGATGTTGACGTTGTTCAGGAAAAGATCTGTATTGGGCTGTGGGCGACCGATCTCGTCGTTGACCTGGATGAGAAAGCCGCCGGAACGGCGGAAGGTCGCAAGCGTGCCGGTCGACCATGTCGTGTCACTCTGGAAGAATTGATCGACATGTGGGTTGTCGTAGAGCGTTTGAGTACCGCCGAGGACGGTGGCTTTGACTTCCAAACTATTGAATCGCCACTTGTCGTCCTCCATGAAGTCGCGATGGCGATTATAGTAGCGAAGCTCGAGATGCTCGATGGAATCGATTTCGAGATCGCGGGGAAGATCGACACCAATGGTCTGGGTCGTCCGGTCCGGGAATCGCTGGCCTCGGGCGATTTCGATTGGCACCAAGGCGCCAGAGCGGGTGACGACCTTCAGGTCTAACTTGCTTCCATTGCGAAAATCGTCGTCACCAGTCCCAATCCTAAGGGTCAGGTGGCGAGTCGAAACATGGAAGAACGCAACCGAGATCAGCGCGGCCAGCATGCCAAGGTTCTAACACCTAGCAAAAGTACTGTCAATGCTTTTCTTTGGTGCGGAGTCCGGTTCCGGGCCTTACGTCTCGAAGTTTGCCGTTTTCGATGACTTGAACTCCGTTGATGAGGACGTGGTGCATACCGATCGAGGTGAGGGCGGGCTCATCGAAGGTTGCTCGGTCCGAGACGGTCTTGGGATCGAAGACGATGATGTCGGCGTCGCTTCCTCGCTGGACTCGGCCCTTGCGCTTGAAGTCGGGGCATCGGTGCTCCATTCGCTTGGCGGCCATGATCGTCATTTTGCGGATGGCTTCGGACAGATCGATGAGCTTGAGTTCGCGGCTATAGCGACCGAGGACACGGCAGAACGTTCCCGCCGAACGAGGGTGGCCGACGCCTTTGGTGAGTCCGCCGTCGCTACCGACCATAGCGCCGTGGTTCTGAATGGCGGCTTGAACGGCGGCTTCGGGGATGGCGTGGGCAATGACCATACCGCCTGCGGCCCGATACTTCTCGAAGGTTTCTTTGGTGAGGCGCTCGTGGGTTTTAGCATACTCTAGATCGGGATAGTCGATGCCGAATCGCTGTTGCCAACCCTCGGCGAAAACCTCGGAACTGATGCCGGTTCCGAAGGCGGTGTAGGGGTAGAAGTCGCAGGTGAGGAAGCGGTACCCGCGCTCGGCCATCGCCTTTTGAGCCCGGTTGATCATCATCAATGCGTCCTTGGTCTGACCGAGGGCCATGCTGGGGACGTGGACGATGTGAAGGGGGGCGTCGGTCATAAGCGAGAGGGCAACGACCTCTTCGATGGCGGTGAAGACGCTTTGCTCTTCCAGGTAGGTGCCGTAGCGCATGTGGACGTGACACGAGGCTTCATGCTTTCCGGCGACTTCGAACATGCGGAAGGCCTCCATTCGGGTCGAGCCCGGGACGTATTCGAATCCGTATCCGACGGCGATCGCACCCTTGCGCAATTGTTCATCGATGATGTTGGCCATCTTGTCGACTTGAGCTGGGGTCGAAGGGGAGAGTTCCGCATCGTGCTCGTTGCCCATGACCTCGCCGCGAATGGTAGGGTGGCCGACCCCGGCGCCGTAGTTGCAAATTCGGTTGCCCTTCATCGCTTTGTGCCACTGGTCCTGGTCACGGACGCCGGCTTCGAGCTGGAGCTTGGTGGTGAGACCGTCGAATACTTGGACCTGATCGTTTTCGAGGTCTTGGCCGTGAGAGATGGGATCGATGAAGCCGGGAGCGACGACGAGGCCGGTCGCATCGATCGTTTTGCGTCCCTTAATCGGTGTCTTTGAGATGGCGGCGACGGTTCCGCCCCGAATTCCGACATATCGGATTCCGTCGGTCTTCGAATCGGGGTCGATCAGGCGTCCGTTGGCGATTACGAGATCGTAGTCGGCGTGGAGGATGGGTGAGAAACCGAGGGAGGATGCGGCCAGCGCGGAACCTCCAGCGACCAATATCTCTCGGCGGGAGAAACCCGAAGAACTCATGATCGCGAGTTTACAACCGAATGGTACAAAATGGCACGACAAATGACGCTTGTGCCCATGAATACGTATTTTGTGAGAACGCTTACCTTAGTTTTTCTCGTCTGCTAAAGAATCGTTCTACTTAGACCGATATCAATTTTATCACCTGGTGTATTTACCGATGAAACGCTTGTTCGAGAACCTTCCAGTCGCAGCAAAACTCAGCATTGGCTTCCTTGCCTGCATTTTGCTCACCCTTGCAATCAGCCTCTTTTCGTTTCGTAGCTTCGCAACCTTCGATCGTAATACGATGACCACAATTGGCGATGCCCGATCGATGGGCACCGCTTCCGACATTCAGGTCAACACGCTCCTCGCGGTTCGAGCCGCGAAGAATTCTTTGGCCGCGACGAGCAATTCTGACCGATTGAAGTTCAAGAGCGACGTGGATTCCGATTTTCAGAAGATCGAGGAAAGTCTCAAGACCTTTACGGAAAAGGCCGACACCGATGCCGAAAAGAAAGCAGCAAAAACGTTTACAACCCAGTGGGCGGGCGTGAAGTCTGGACTTGTACAGGCGGTGGCCTTGGCTTTGGATGGAAAGACGGAGGAAGGTCATCGCGTCATGATTTCGGGAGAGACAGGCATCGACGCGTTTGTGGCTTCTGTTGAAGACTTCCAGGCGGCTGAGGATCACCAAATCGACACTCTCAAGGCGGAAGAGACGAGTACCATGCAGCAAGTTCGACAGGGCATCATCCTCATGCTGTTGGTGTCGGTCGTGGTGGCGGTTGGCATCCTGATCGTCACTGTCAGGTCGATCAAGCGATCCCTGACCATGCTTTCTGGTCGCTTCCGGTCGATCATGGATGTGGAGGTTTCCAGCATGGCGCAAGGAATCTCCGCGTTTGCGGAAGGCGATTTGACGGTGGAGGCGAAGAGCTCGACCGAGGCTATGCAGTTAGGTACCCGCGACGAGTTCGGTCAGATCGCGGACATCTTTGATTCGATGCTGGTGGATCTCCGAAATACGGTTGAGTCCTACAATGCCACCCGAAACTCGCTCCACGGCGCGGTGACGTCGATCATGGATGCGGAAATTACGCAGCTTCGCGACGGTCTTGAGGCTCTAGCGAAGGGCGATCTGACGGCTCGGGCGGAAACGACGACGCAACCGATGAGCACTGACTCCAACGGAAAGAACATTTTTGACCGAATGCTCGGAGACCTGAAAGGTGCGGTTGAGTCTTATAACTTTGCACGCAACTCGGTCAGCGACGTGCTTTTCTCGATCCGCGGAAGCTCGTCACAGGTATCGCATATGAGCGAAAGCCTGGCGGCGGCGGCGATGCAGAGCGGCGCTACGGCGACCCAGCTTGCGGGTGGAAGCGAAACCCTGGCCAAGAGTGCGGCGAATTCGTCGGCGGTCGTGGCCGAGCTGAACGCTCAGGTTGAGTCGGTGGAAGTCAGCAGTCGCAACCAGATGGATCTCGTCAAGACGGCGACGCAGTCGCTGGAGCAGACGGCCAACGGAATTTTGGAAGTAACGGACTTGGCCCAAGAAATGGCCGAGGTCGCGGCGCAGGGCGGCCTTGCCGTCAACGAAACCGTCGAAGCGATGGTGCGTGTGAATCAGACGGTTCAGGAGTCGGCAGAAAAGGTTAAGCTCCTCGACAAGAAAGGACAGGAGATCGGCGCCATCGTGAACACGATTGAAGAGATCGCCAACCAGACGAACCTTTTGGCCTTGAATGCGGCGATCGAAGCAGCACGCGCCGGAGAGCACGGAAAGGGCTTTGCGGTTGTGGCCGACGAGGTTCGCAAACTGGCCGAGCAGGCTAGCAGTT
It includes:
- a CDS encoding cysteine methyltransferase, with the translated sequence MKFETHQEVYEFVKTIPKGKVMSYGAVGRCIGLTGRQVGRIMSMMDAQDIPWWRVLAHDGTFSIAKRNPLLEKEQRDRLESEGVPIKENGKADMRVALWVGDADALEEGI
- a CDS encoding amidohydrolase family protein, which produces MSSSGFSRREILVAGGSALAASSLGFSPILHADYDLVIANGRLIDPDSKTDGIRYVGIRGGTVAAISKTPIKGRKTIDATGLVVAPGFIDPISHGQDLENDQVQVFDGLTTKLQLEAGVRDQDQWHKAMKGNRICNYGAGVGHPTIRGEVMGNEHDAELSPSTPAQVDKMANIIDEQLRKGAIAVGYGFEYVPGSTRMEAFRMFEVAGKHEASCHVHMRYGTYLEEQSVFTAIEEVVALSLMTDAPLHIVHVPSMALGQTKDALMMINRAQKAMAERGYRFLTCDFYPYTAFGTGISSEVFAEGWQQRFGIDYPDLEYAKTHERLTKETFEKYRAAGGMVIAHAIPEAAVQAAIQNHGAMVGSDGGLTKGVGHPRSAGTFCRVLGRYSRELKLIDLSEAIRKMTIMAAKRMEHRCPDFKRKGRVQRGSDADIIVFDPKTVSDRATFDEPALTSIGMHHVLINGVQVIENGKLRDVRPGTGLRTKEKH